From the Cohaesibacter sp. ES.047 genome, one window contains:
- a CDS encoding bifunctional UDP-sugar hydrolase/5'-nucleotidase, with the protein MKKYLTGVAAMALTAGFAGSAHADYSLNILHINDLHSRIESINKYDSTCDDESEAEGKCFGGVARVKTMINQRRGELSDAGKNFLVIDAGDQFQGSLFYSTYKGDAAVEFMNGIGFDVMAVGNHEFDDGPETLSAFVDKAEFPIISGNIDVSSEPALKGKIKGYIIKEVGGEKIGLVSTLAEDTVETSSPGDKVIFSSSEDYLKQAVMELTEQGVNKIIAVTHEGLPKDMDLASKVSGIDIIVGGHSHTLLSNTDDKAAGPYPVMVKNPDGKDVPIVQAYAYSKYVGDVVVTWDDDGEVISAKGDPIILDKSVTPDEGFLARVNELGAPIEELKVKVIGSVADEIDGSRDNCRVKLCEMGVLVSDAMLDRVKDQGISIAIQNGGGLRASIDAGEVTMGEVLTVLPFQNTIATFQLKGADVIAALENGLSQVEEVAGRFPQVAGLKYTWTKSKPAGERVISAEVMQDGKWVPLDPEATYGVASNNYMRSGGDGYKVFATNGMNAYDYGPNLENVVADYISAHPDYTPELDDRITEE; encoded by the coding sequence ATGAAAAAATATCTCACCGGTGTTGCTGCCATGGCGCTGACTGCTGGCTTTGCTGGCTCGGCGCATGCGGATTATTCTCTCAACATTCTGCATATCAACGATCTGCATTCCCGCATTGAATCCATCAACAAATATGATTCCACCTGTGACGACGAGAGCGAAGCAGAAGGCAAGTGCTTTGGTGGCGTCGCCCGCGTCAAGACCATGATCAATCAGCGCCGAGGCGAACTCTCCGATGCCGGCAAGAATTTTCTCGTCATCGATGCCGGCGACCAGTTCCAGGGTTCACTCTTCTATTCCACCTACAAGGGCGACGCCGCCGTTGAATTCATGAACGGCATCGGCTTTGACGTCATGGCCGTCGGCAACCACGAATTCGATGATGGACCGGAAACACTGTCCGCTTTTGTCGACAAGGCCGAATTCCCCATCATCTCCGGCAACATTGATGTCTCCAGTGAGCCAGCCCTTAAAGGCAAGATCAAGGGCTACATCATCAAGGAAGTTGGCGGTGAGAAAATCGGTCTCGTCTCCACACTGGCTGAAGACACCGTTGAAACCTCGTCCCCCGGAGACAAAGTCATTTTCTCCTCCTCCGAGGACTATCTGAAGCAGGCGGTCATGGAACTGACCGAGCAGGGCGTGAACAAGATCATCGCGGTCACCCACGAAGGTCTGCCCAAGGATATGGATCTGGCATCCAAAGTGTCTGGCATCGACATCATCGTCGGTGGTCACTCCCACACGCTTCTGTCCAACACCGACGACAAGGCAGCAGGCCCCTATCCGGTGATGGTCAAGAACCCTGATGGCAAAGATGTGCCAATCGTTCAGGCCTACGCCTATTCCAAATATGTCGGCGATGTTGTCGTCACATGGGACGATGACGGCGAAGTCATCTCCGCCAAGGGCGATCCGATCATTCTTGATAAGTCTGTCACCCCTGACGAAGGCTTCTTGGCTCGCGTCAACGAACTGGGCGCTCCGATCGAAGAGCTGAAGGTCAAGGTCATCGGCTCTGTTGCTGATGAGATCGACGGCAGCCGCGACAATTGCCGCGTCAAACTCTGTGAAATGGGTGTCCTCGTCTCTGACGCCATGCTTGATCGCGTGAAGGATCAGGGCATTTCCATCGCCATTCAGAACGGGGGCGGTCTGCGTGCCTCCATCGATGCTGGCGAAGTCACTATGGGTGAAGTTTTGACGGTCCTGCCGTTCCAAAACACAATCGCCACCTTCCAGCTCAAGGGCGCCGATGTGATCGCTGCTCTGGAAAATGGCCTCTCGCAGGTCGAAGAGGTCGCAGGTCGCTTCCCGCAAGTTGCCGGTCTCAAATACACTTGGACCAAATCCAAGCCTGCTGGTGAGCGCGTGATCTCGGCTGAAGTCATGCAGGATGGCAAGTGGGTTCCGCTGGATCCCGAAGCCACCTACGGCGTTGCATCCAACAACTACATGCGCTCTGGCGGTGACGGCTACAAGGTCTTCGCAACCAACGGCATGAACGCCTATGACTACGGTCCGAACCTCGAGAATGTCGTTGCCGATTACATCTCGGCCCATCCGGACTACACGCCCGAACTCGACGATCGCATTACCGAAGAATAA
- a CDS encoding YchJ family protein translates to MNGTDTKGSPSDASCPCGSGKPLTHCCGPYLDGKELPARAESLMRSRYTAFVHENIDYLYQTLWPKYQPGFDHFATARWAAENHWVGLDILDVREGEATDRRGMVLFEARYLAGGSLHTHRELSLFRKSKGRWYYCEALPES, encoded by the coding sequence ATGAACGGCACTGATACCAAGGGCTCCCCTAGCGATGCTTCGTGTCCTTGCGGCAGCGGCAAGCCACTTACCCACTGCTGCGGACCCTATCTCGACGGCAAAGAGCTGCCCGCACGCGCTGAAAGCCTCATGCGGTCTCGCTACACAGCTTTTGTGCATGAGAATATCGACTATCTGTATCAGACACTCTGGCCGAAATACCAACCCGGGTTCGATCACTTCGCCACGGCGCGATGGGCCGCTGAAAATCACTGGGTTGGACTGGACATTCTTGATGTGAGGGAAGGGGAGGCGACAGACCGTCGCGGCATGGTCTTGTTCGAGGCCCGATATCTGGCCGGTGGAAGCCTTCATACTCATCGCGAATTGAGTCTTTTTCGCAAATCCAAAGGCCGCTGGTACTATTGCGAAGCTCTGCCCGAAAGCTGA
- a CDS encoding nucleoside triphosphate hydrolase: protein MTREVDQVDGLADAILQRFNGERFIVCLAGAPGSGKSTFAEKLVEKLNVGHAEQATLLPMDGYHYDDIVLDDMGRKARKGASDTFDVGGLDSILHRLRGGREDRIAAPIFDRSIEIARAGARLIPLSTRLIVVEGNYLLLDDEPWIRLRQHFDVSVFIDVPEDILRERLMRRWLELNFSQEAARKKVEENDLLNARMVISNSSNPDIRIDGTRP, encoded by the coding sequence ATGACAAGGGAAGTGGATCAAGTCGATGGTCTGGCAGATGCCATACTGCAGCGGTTCAATGGTGAGAGATTTATCGTTTGTTTGGCTGGGGCCCCGGGATCGGGCAAGTCGACATTCGCTGAGAAGCTGGTCGAAAAACTGAATGTCGGGCATGCCGAACAGGCAACGCTTCTGCCAATGGACGGCTATCACTATGACGATATCGTGCTTGACGATATGGGCAGGAAAGCGCGAAAGGGTGCCAGCGACACGTTCGATGTGGGCGGGCTTGATTCGATCCTCCATCGCCTTCGCGGGGGACGCGAAGACAGGATCGCCGCTCCCATCTTTGACCGGTCCATAGAAATCGCCCGTGCAGGTGCCCGTCTGATCCCTCTATCCACCAGATTGATCGTTGTTGAGGGCAACTACTTGCTGCTGGATGACGAGCCGTGGATCCGTTTACGGCAGCATTTCGATGTTTCAGTCTTTATTGATGTGCCCGAAGACATCCTGCGGGAGCGGCTCATGCGGCGCTGGCTGGAGCTGAACTTCTCCCAAGAAGCTGCCCGGAAAAAGGTCGAGGAAAATGACCTTTTAAACGCCCGTATGGTGATCTCGAACAGCAGCAATCCAGACATTCGCATTGATGGAACGAGACCCTAG